From one Hirundo rustica isolate bHirRus1 chromosome W, bHirRus1.pri.v3, whole genome shotgun sequence genomic stretch:
- the ZC3H12B gene encoding probable ribonuclease ZC3H12B: MTAWSMVGKLKMEKRYSREDRNVEQDAGECSAESEEWTSSESEPEQPYFRSSTQWREKEVSTKPHRPLCRSPCLDRPSFLQSSITQDLKLDECKTNLDKEYQAKMDFALKLGYAGDQIQAVLNKLGADALINDVLAELVRLGNKSESEGQSTASTTTGTLVPRGPCPKEIASPELSLEDEVVDNSDNLRPIVIDGSNVAMSHGNKEGFSCRGIQLAVDWFLEKGHKDITVFVPAWRKEQSRPDAPITDQELLHKLEKEKILVFTPSRRVQGRRVVCYDDRFIVKLAFDSDGIIVSNDNYRDLQNEKPEWKKFIEERLLMYSFVNDKFMPPDDPLGRHGPSLENFLRKRPVIPEHKKQPCPYGKKCTYGHKCKYYHPERANQPQRSVADELRISAKLSAVKTMSEGALAKCGTGPSSSKGEISSEVKRVAPKRQSDPSIRSVAVEPEEKLSAARKSEASSVPSLVSALSVPTLPPPKSHAAGALNTRSASSPVPGSSQFIHQKSSLEHMSSLQYPPILVTNSHGTSVSYIDQYPKYESLGDYGYYSLLSDFSNLSISSIRNSDYYGADMDQGMYSRNSSPCPDNCLSHTSNDSYSSYNDLYLGVADASPEDNVKSHRLPSKNCLQPFPHGYHEALNRGQSYGTEEPKQSLRKQSVSCLGLHAQHSVVGARSTCPGECSVPQNVHPSTAQPSRALVMTRMDSISDSQLYESNPTRQRRPPLCREQHASWDPLPCASDSYTYHSYPLSNNLMQPCYEPVMVRSMPEKMEQLWRNPWIGICGEPRKPHIIPEHQYQTYKNLCNIFPPSVVLSVMEKNPHMTDAQQLAAMIVAKLRTGR, encoded by the exons ATGACGGCCTGGTCTATGGTAGGGAAGCTGAAAATGGAGAAGAGGTACTCCAGAGAAGACAGAAATGTGGAACAAGATGCGGGGGAATGCAGTGCTGAATCTGAGGAATGGACGAGCTCAGAAAGTGAGCCTGAGCAACCATACTTCAGAAGCAGTACTCAGtggagagaaaaggaggtttCTACCAAACCACATCGGCCACTCTGCCGGTCCCCATGTCTGGATCGCCCAAGTTTTTTGCAGAGCAGTATCACACAAGACTTGAAGTTAGATGAATGCAAAACAAATTTGGACAAGGAATACCAAGCTAAAATGGATTTTGCTTTAAAGCTTGGGTATGCAGGAGATCAGATCCAGGCTGTACTGAATAAGTTGGGAGCAGATGCGCTCATCAATGATGTTCTAGCAGAGCTTGTGAGACTTGGCAACAAAAGTGAATCAGAGGGACAAAGCACTGCCAGCACTACCACTGGTACTCTGGTGCCAAGAGGCCCTTGCCCAAAGGAAATAGCAAGCCCTGAATTGTCACTGGAAGATGAAGTAGTGGATAACAGTGATAACTTGAGGCCAATTGTCATTGATGGAAGCAATGTTGCTATGAG CCATGGGAACAAAGAAGGATTTTCCTGCCGGGGAATTCAACTAGCTGTTGATTGGTTTCTGGAAAAAGGACATAAAGATATCACCGTGTTTGTACCTGCATGGAGAAAAGAACAGTCTCGACCTGATGCACCAATTACAG atcAAGAACTCTTACATAaattggagaaagaaaaaattcttgttttcaCCCCATCTCGAAGAGTTCAGGGAAGAAGAGTAGTTTGCTATGATGATCGATTCATAGTAAAACTTGCTTTCGACTCAGATGGCATCATTGTGTCAAATGATAACTATCGGgatcttcaaaatgaaaaaccaGAATGGAAGAAGTTCATAGAGGAGCGGCTGCTAATGTATTCTTTTGTGAATGACAa aTTTATGCCTCCGGATGATCCTTTAGGACGCCATGGTCCAAGCCTTGAAAATTTCTTAAGAAAAAGGCCAGTTATTCCTGAACATAAGAAACAACCGTGTCCTTATG GTAAAAAGTGCACCTATGGGCACAAATGTAAATATTACCACCCAGAACGTGCAAACCAGCCTCAAAGGTCAGTAGCGGATGAGCTTCGAATAAGTGCCAAATTATCTGCTGTGAAAACTATGAGTGAGGGAGCCTTGGCCAAATGTGGCACAGGGCCATCCAGCTCCAAAGGAGAAATCAGTTCTGAAGTGAAACGCGTTGCCCCAAAACGTCAGTCAGATCCAAGCATTAGGTCAGTAGCTGTGGAGCCTGAGGAAAAGTTATCAGCAGCCCGGAAGTCCGAGGCCAGCTCTGTCCCATCTCTGGTTTCTGCATTAAGTGTACCAACGCTCCCTCCACCAAAAAGCCATGCAGCTGGTGCATTAAATACTCGTTCTGCAAGCAGTCCAGTGCCAGGTTCCTCACAGTTCATACATCAGAAATCCTCACTGGAACATATGTCCAGTCTGCAATATCCTCCTATACTAGTCACCAATAGCCATGGCACCTCAGTTAGCTATATTGACCAGTATCCCAAATATGAGTCACTGGGGGACTATGGCTATTACTCCTTACTCAGTGATTTCTCCAACTTAAGCATAAGTAGTATCCGTAACTCAGATTATTACGGGGCTGATATGGACCAGGGGATGTATTCTAGAAACTCAAGCCCCTGTCCTGACAATTGCTTAAGCCATACAAGTAATGATTCTTATTCCTCTTACAATGACTTGTATCTGGGTGTAGCAGATGCCAGTCCAGAAGACAATGTGAAGAGCCACAGACTGCCATCGAAAAATTGTcttcagcctttccctcatGGTTACCATGAAGCCTTAAATAGAGGTCAGAGTTACGGAACTGAAGAGCCTAAGCAATCTCTTCGGAAACAGTCAGTTTCCTGCTTAGGCCTACATGCCCAGCATTCCGTTGTTGGAGCGCGGTCCACTTGTCCAGGAGAATGCTCTGTGCCTCAAAATGTTCATCCATCAACTGCACAACCAAGCCGTGCCTTGGTGATGACAAGAATGGACAGTATTTCTGACTCACAGCTTTATGAAAGTAACCCTACAAGGCAGAGACGACCACCTCTCTGTCGAGAGCAGCACGCAAGCTGGGATCCATTACCGTGTGCATCAGACTCTTACACTTACCACTCGTATCCACTGAGTAACAACCTCATGCAGCCATGTTATGAACCTGTCATGGTAAGAAGCATGCCTGAGAAGATGGAGCAACTCTGGAGAAATCCCTGGATTGGGATATGTGGTGAACCACGGAAACCTCATATCATCCCAGAACATCAGTATCAAACATACAAGAACCTctgcaatattttccctccaaGCGTTGTCCTTTCTGTGATGGAAAAGAATCCCCACATGACAGATGCACAACAGCTGGCAGCTATGATTGTTGCCAAATTAAGAACAGGGCGTTAG